Below is a window of Candidatus Binatia bacterium DNA.
ATCCTGGGAAGAATTGCCGGGAAAGAGATGCACCCATAAGGGTGCATCTCTTTTTTTGAGCTGGCGGAGGTTTGGCCTTGCGCGAGCAAATAGAGATACTGGCTTCGCTGCAGAACGTGGACCGCGAGATCAAGGAGAAAAACGGCGCCAAGCAGGTGCTCTTGGAAGAAATCCGCAAGAGAGAAGACGAGCTCAAGATGAAACGGAACGCAGTAACGCAGCTCAGGGCCGAGTGGAAGGAAAAAGACAAACTCAGGCAGGAAAAAGAGCATTTGCTGCAGGACGAGGGCAGAAAGACGATGGAGAAGCGGATGCGCATGAACCGGATCAAGAATATCCGCGAGCTCCAGGCTCTTCAGCATGAGGTCGATCAGATCAAACAGGCCAATTCGCAGATCGAAGAGGAGCTGATCGGAATCCTGGAGGATTTGGAGGCGCGCGCGTCTATGCTTAAGGAAAAAGACGAAGAGATCAGCGGGCTCGAGCAAGCGTGGGGGGGGCAGAAGGCGGGATTGGAGGCGCGGGTGGCCGAGATCGATAAAGAGGTGGCGCAAACCTCCGCGGGCCGCCAAACCATCGCCGCGCAGCTCAACGGAGATCTCATCCAACGCTACGAGATGATTTTTTCGCGACGCGGCGGCATGGCCGTGGTGGCGATCTCGGACGGCATCTGTCAGGGCTGCTTCATGAACATCCCGCCCCAGCTCTCGAACGAGATCAGGAAAAGCGAAAGACTCCATCTTTGTCCGAGTTGTCACCGTATTCTCTACTACAAGCCTACTGTTTCCAACGACAAGCAGATCTAAATCCGATGGCAGGCGATCCCCAAGGGGAATGGCTGCTCATGGTGGACGGCGCGTCCCGCGGCAATCCGGGGGAGGCGGGCTCAGGCGCGGTGATCTTCGACGAAACCGGCAAAACCATCCGGGAACTCACCCGCTATCTGGGTCGCGCTACGAATAACGTGGCCGAGTACGAAGCGTTTCTGATGGGTCTCGAGGAGGTTCTGCGACTCGGAGGGAAGCGGCTGCGCGTCGAGAGCGACTCCGAGCTTTTGGTGCGCCAGTTGAACGGCGTGTACCGGGTCAAGGACGAGAAGTTGAGCCGGCTCCATCAAGAGGCGCAGGCGCTGTTGCGCCAGCTCGATTCGTATCGTATCATTCATGTCAGGCGCGAAAAAAATCGCGTCGCCGATCGATTGGCCAATCAAGCCATCGACGAAGCGCATTGAAAAGCTCCGAAAAACTTCTGATAGTCGGGCTAAAGCAGATCAAGCGATCGCTTCTCCAATGCCATTAACGTGGCATTGGGAGGAGAGGAAAGTCCGGACTCCACAGGACAGGGTGGCCGCTAACGGCGGCCCCGAGTGATCGGGGGAAAGTACCACAGAAAACATACCGCCGTCCGCCTCAAACGGAAGGTAAGGGTGAAAAGGTGAGGTAAGAGCTCACCGGTCCGCCAGTGATGGCGAACGCATGGCAAACCCCACCTGGAGCAAGACCAAATAGGAGGGTTGGGTGGTCCGCCCACAGCCCTCGGGTAAGGTCGCTCGACCCTGTGAGCAATTACAGGGCCAGATGAATGATCGCTGTGGTCTCTACTAGAGGCCATTACAGAATCCGGCTTATCGATCTGCTTTAGCCTGCTTTTTCCGGGGGTAGTAGTTTCCCGCGCCACAATTCCCGTCTACATCTTGCGACTTTCATAAATATTCACGTCGTTTATCGCAACATCTAGTGGCCGGGCCATCTCGCCTTGTAATAGCCGCATTTTGAGGCAGAATTTTTTTATTGACAGAAGCCCTACAGGAAGCTATAAATCGCGACTAAGTGGGATAAAGTGGTATGAACTCCCACAAATATCCAAGGCGTTGAAATGTTTCGTGGCAGCTTTGAACACACCGTCGATACGAAAGGTCGTTTAAGTATCCCGGCGAAATTTCGCGAGGTCTTGTTGGGGAAAGGTGATGACCGCATCATCATCACCAACTTCACAGTTGCTTCCACGCACTGCTTGGACGTTTATCCATTCGACGAATGGCTTCGCTTCGAGGAAGAGATCAAAAAAAAACCGAGATTCGATACGCGCATGGTGGACTTCCAAAATTATTATTTGAGCAGCGCGACCGAATGCGCTGTGGATAAACAGGGACGCATCCTCATCCCCCCGTTGCTCCGCAACTATGCCAATCTAAAACGCGACGTAGTCCTGGTTTCCGCGCTTGATAAATTTCGTGTCTGGGACAAAGAGGCATGGAAGAAGGTCTTTACCGAGGCCGAAGACAAAGTGGTGCAGGATCCTAATTACTTCGGCGATTTGGGATTCTAACTCTAACGGCCCGCGTCAGAGAGAAGCCGCGACGGGTCAAAGGAGAAGCGAATGCTGCAGCGAAAAATCATCCAGGATGTCTCGGTGATCGATATCAACGGCGACATCGATTTTCGTGAGATGATCCGAATCAAGGACGCCATTGGCTCCTTGATCGACCGTGAACAGACGAAAGTTGTTTTGCATCTGAAGGGCGTCGATCACATCAACTATCTCAGCATCGGAGTGTTGCTCGAGCGGCTAAAGGTTCTGCGCAATTTGAACGGCGATTTAAAGCTGGCGGGAATGACCCCCTACGTCCGCGACATCTTCAAGGTTGTCGGAATGGATCAATTCTTCGAAGACTATATGACACTGGAGGACGCCATCGACAGCTTCGACGACGATTGGGAAGGGGATGGAACGTTTCATTAATGGCGTACGCGCATGCGCCGGTGATGCTGCAGGAAGTTATGGAAATCCTGCGGCCCGAGGCGCGGAGAACGTATCTTGACGGCACTCTCGGCGGTGGAGGGCACAGCGAAAAAATTCTCGAGCTAAGCGGCCCGGATGGAAGGGTCCTTGGTTTGGATTGGGACGACGAGGCCGTCGCGGCGGCGCGCCGGCGATTGGAAAGATTCGGCGACCGGCTCGTGGTGCGGCGCGCGAGCTTCCGCGACGCGCGGGAAGTCTTGCGGCAACTCGGCTGGGAGCGCGTGCATGGCGTTTTGTTGGACCTCGGCCTCTCGTCGCATCACGTCGAGTCCGCCGATCGAGGATTCAGTTTTCAGGCGGAGGCCAAACTCGACATGAGAATGGACCGGCGACAAGCTCCCGACGCGAGCGAGATTGTCAACACGCTCCCGGTTCGAGAGCTGGCGCGGATATTGCGGGAGTATGGAGAAGAACCGCGGGCGCGGCGGATCGCCTTTGCGATCGAAACCGAGCGCAGGCGCGGCCGTATCGCGAGCACGAAAGAACTGGCGGATCTCGTGGCGCGAGTTGCGGGAAAAAAGCGCGGCCACATTCATCCCGCCACTAGAACGTTTCAGGCGTTGAGAATCGCGGTGAACCGAGAATTGGAAAACCTGCAGGGTTTTTTGGACGACGGCTATGAACTCCTACACCCGGGGGGGCGCATGGTCATCATCTCTTTTCATTCGTTGGAAGACCGACTGGTCAAACAGGCGTTTAGAAAATGGAGCCGGAGCTGCATCTGTCCGCCAAAAACTCCTATCTGCCGCTGCGGCTGGAGTCAAAAGGTGAGACTGTTGACCTCCACCCCGCGCACCCCGTCGGATTTGGAACTGCAGCAAAATCCGCGAGCGCGGTCGGCAAAGCTCCGCGCCGCCGAACGGATCTAAGAAAAATGGCGATAGCTCTGAGTAAAAAAATATGGGGGCTCGGTCTCCCCAAACGGCGACAGGCTGAACCGGCGCGGGTCTTCCGGCGCAGAAGACTGCTCTTGCCTGCCGTTCTCGGGGTCGGTTTGGTCGCCATGGCATTGCTGCATGTCTGGCTC
It encodes the following:
- a CDS encoding C4-type zinc ribbon domain-containing protein, with protein sequence MREQIEILASLQNVDREIKEKNGAKQVLLEEIRKREDELKMKRNAVTQLRAEWKEKDKLRQEKEHLLQDEGRKTMEKRMRMNRIKNIRELQALQHEVDQIKQANSQIEEELIGILEDLEARASMLKEKDEEISGLEQAWGGQKAGLEARVAEIDKEVAQTSAGRQTIAAQLNGDLIQRYEMIFSRRGGMAVVAISDGICQGCFMNIPPQLSNEIRKSERLHLCPSCHRILYYKPTVSNDKQI
- a CDS encoding ribonuclease HI family protein, giving the protein MAGDPQGEWLLMVDGASRGNPGEAGSGAVIFDETGKTIRELTRYLGRATNNVAEYEAFLMGLEEVLRLGGKRLRVESDSELLVRQLNGVYRVKDEKLSRLHQEAQALLRQLDSYRIIHVRREKNRVADRLANQAIDEAH
- the mraZ gene encoding division/cell wall cluster transcriptional repressor MraZ, with amino-acid sequence MFRGSFEHTVDTKGRLSIPAKFREVLLGKGDDRIIITNFTVASTHCLDVYPFDEWLRFEEEIKKKPRFDTRMVDFQNYYLSSATECAVDKQGRILIPPLLRNYANLKRDVVLVSALDKFRVWDKEAWKKVFTEAEDKVVQDPNYFGDLGF
- a CDS encoding STAS domain-containing protein — translated: MLQRKIIQDVSVIDINGDIDFREMIRIKDAIGSLIDREQTKVVLHLKGVDHINYLSIGVLLERLKVLRNLNGDLKLAGMTPYVRDIFKVVGMDQFFEDYMTLEDAIDSFDDDWEGDGTFH
- the rsmH gene encoding 16S rRNA (cytosine(1402)-N(4))-methyltransferase RsmH: MAYAHAPVMLQEVMEILRPEARRTYLDGTLGGGGHSEKILELSGPDGRVLGLDWDDEAVAAARRRLERFGDRLVVRRASFRDAREVLRQLGWERVHGVLLDLGLSSHHVESADRGFSFQAEAKLDMRMDRRQAPDASEIVNTLPVRELARILREYGEEPRARRIAFAIETERRRGRIASTKELADLVARVAGKKRGHIHPATRTFQALRIAVNRELENLQGFLDDGYELLHPGGRMVIISFHSLEDRLVKQAFRKWSRSCICPPKTPICRCGWSQKVRLLTSTPRTPSDLELQQNPRARSAKLRAAERI